Proteins from one Chitinophaga oryzae genomic window:
- the proC gene encoding pyrroline-5-carboxylate reductase, whose translation MSAKKIAIIGGGNLGSAIAQGLVKSGFSQPSDITVTKRNTSTLADLKAAGVQVETDNAKAIRQSEVIVVALKPYNVREVLQQLKGDLDPAKHILISVVTGVSIADLSHIVPGMPVVRAMPNTAIAIQESITCICAANASEEQLRYVKTMFDQLGATVSIDEKLMDAATVLGACGIAFALRFIRANIQGGIEIGFDVRTASLIAAQTVKGAAELLIRENRHPEEEIDKVTTPKGCTIAGLNEMEHQGFSSSLIKGISTSYNKIVKG comes from the coding sequence ATGTCAGCCAAAAAAATAGCCATTATTGGCGGGGGGAATCTGGGTTCTGCCATTGCACAGGGATTGGTGAAAAGCGGTTTTTCCCAGCCTTCCGATATTACTGTTACCAAGCGTAACACCAGCACGCTGGCCGATCTGAAGGCCGCCGGCGTACAGGTGGAGACGGACAATGCAAAAGCGATCCGGCAGTCGGAGGTGATTGTGGTGGCGCTGAAGCCGTACAATGTGCGGGAAGTGCTGCAGCAGCTGAAAGGTGATCTCGACCCTGCGAAACATATTCTGATCAGCGTGGTGACTGGCGTCAGCATTGCTGATTTGTCGCACATCGTACCGGGCATGCCGGTGGTGCGGGCCATGCCTAATACGGCTATTGCCATACAGGAATCGATCACCTGTATCTGTGCCGCCAATGCCAGTGAGGAGCAATTACGTTATGTGAAGACGATGTTCGACCAGCTGGGTGCCACGGTGAGCATCGACGAGAAGCTGATGGATGCGGCTACGGTATTGGGCGCTTGCGGTATCGCCTTTGCGCTGCGGTTTATCCGGGCCAATATCCAGGGAGGTATTGAAATCGGGTTTGACGTGCGGACGGCGAGCCTGATCGCTGCGCAGACCGTGAAGGGGGCAGCCGAGCTGCTGATCCGTGAGAACCGTCATCCGGAAGAGGAGATTGACAAGGTGACTACGCCGAAGGGATGTACTATTGCGGGTTTGAATGAAATGGAGCACCAGGGTTTCAGTTCATCCCTGATAAAAGGCATTAGTACTTCCTACAATAAAATTGTAAAGGGTTAG
- a CDS encoding DUF2752 domain-containing protein, with amino-acid sequence MIFTFLKKFPLELLAWPVGLTGLFFLDPAAGQPSLCLFKNIGIPFCPGCGLGHGIHFFLHGRWLEALHHHWLAPAVVLILVYRTVQLARLQFAELKLQ; translated from the coding sequence ATGATATTTACGTTCCTGAAGAAATTTCCCCTGGAACTGCTGGCCTGGCCGGTGGGTCTGACAGGATTGTTTTTTCTGGACCCGGCCGCTGGTCAGCCCTCCCTGTGCCTGTTTAAAAATATCGGTATTCCCTTCTGCCCCGGCTGCGGGCTGGGCCACGGAATCCACTTTTTCCTGCACGGCCGCTGGCTGGAGGCCCTGCACCACCACTGGCTGGCGCCCGCCGTGGTACTGATACTGGTTTACCGGACCGTTCAACTGGCCCGGCTTCAATTTGCAGAACTTAAATTACAATAA
- a CDS encoding peptidylprolyl isomerase: MKKLLALSAGALLLWQAAAAQQKLVADKIIGVVGDKIILKSDMDGALADQARNSPDGTVSPQAACTTMEMLISQKVMVLQAERDSLPVSDGDVEAQMENRIRYFEQLYGSKEKMKEITGYSVYQLRERFRQPIKEGLLAQAMRNKVVENVKVTPSEVKRYFDAIPKDSLHFYESELEIGQLILIPKATREMDNYAIERLQDFKKRVLNKESDFGSLAILYSEDPGVKENKGIYVMNRSDKQWDADFMAAAFRLKEGEISSPVKSQFGYHLIQMIKRSGDNVTVQHILLKAAVTKSDLAGATTKLDSIRTLIVNNKLTFSEAVAKYSDAPSAKFDGGMLQSKTGEGTLLTIDQLDDPSERDIVLMLDTLKPGQISAPVSFTDETGRAGVRIVYLKTRTQPHRENLTDDYSRIQQRTLDIKRAEAINKWLIEKIPTFYVHVDDDYKNCSHISQWMASLAKQ, encoded by the coding sequence ATGAAGAAACTTTTGGCTTTATCTGCAGGAGCTTTGCTGTTATGGCAAGCTGCTGCCGCTCAGCAAAAACTCGTGGCAGACAAAATTATCGGCGTAGTAGGGGATAAGATCATCCTCAAATCCGATATGGACGGCGCCCTGGCTGACCAGGCCCGGAACTCCCCCGATGGCACCGTCAGCCCCCAGGCTGCCTGCACTACCATGGAAATGCTGATCTCCCAAAAGGTGATGGTGCTCCAGGCAGAAAGGGACAGCTTGCCCGTTTCTGACGGAGACGTGGAAGCACAAATGGAAAACCGTATCCGCTACTTCGAACAGCTCTACGGCTCCAAAGAAAAAATGAAAGAAATTACCGGCTATAGCGTATACCAGCTCCGCGAACGGTTCCGCCAACCCATCAAGGAAGGCCTCCTCGCTCAGGCTATGCGCAATAAAGTGGTGGAAAACGTAAAAGTAACACCCTCCGAAGTAAAACGCTACTTCGACGCCATCCCCAAAGACAGCCTCCATTTCTATGAGTCCGAACTGGAAATAGGACAACTCATCCTCATCCCCAAGGCCACCCGCGAAATGGACAACTACGCCATCGAACGCCTCCAGGACTTCAAAAAAAGAGTGCTCAACAAGGAATCCGACTTCGGCTCCCTCGCCATCCTCTACTCTGAAGACCCCGGCGTGAAAGAAAACAAAGGCATCTACGTGATGAACCGCAGCGATAAACAATGGGATGCCGACTTCATGGCGGCAGCCTTCCGTCTGAAAGAAGGCGAAATATCCTCCCCGGTAAAATCACAGTTCGGTTACCACCTCATCCAGATGATCAAACGCTCCGGTGATAACGTAACCGTACAGCATATCCTGCTCAAAGCAGCGGTGACCAAGTCCGACCTCGCCGGCGCTACCACCAAACTGGACTCTATCCGCACCCTGATCGTGAACAACAAACTCACCTTCTCCGAAGCGGTAGCCAAATACAGCGACGCCCCCAGCGCCAAATTCGACGGCGGCATGCTCCAGTCCAAAACTGGAGAAGGCACCCTGCTCACCATCGACCAGCTGGACGATCCCTCCGAAAGAGACATCGTACTGATGCTCGATACCCTCAAACCCGGACAGATATCCGCCCCCGTTTCGTTCACCGACGAAACAGGCCGCGCCGGCGTACGGATCGTGTACCTTAAAACACGCACCCAGCCACACCGCGAAAATCTGACGGACGACTATTCCCGCATTCAGCAACGTACCCTCGATATCAAAAGGGCTGAAGCCATCAACAAATGGCTCATCGAAAAAATACCCACCTTCTACGTACATGTAGATGATGACTATAAAAACTGTTCCCACATCAGCCAATGGATGGCCTCCCTGGCCAAACAATAA
- the rimP gene encoding ribosome maturation factor RimP encodes MANEQVIKAIRELAEGLLVNNPDDFLVEIRIKPTNNIKLFIDGDKGIPVDKLVSFNRKLYALLETSELFPDNDFSLEVSSPGLDEPLKLHRQYLKNIGRKVEVTLLDGAVKEGTLLTVTDDSITIEETIGKKKETKQTELKLNEIKHTKVCIVF; translated from the coding sequence ATGGCAAACGAACAAGTGATAAAAGCTATCCGGGAATTGGCAGAAGGACTGCTGGTAAATAATCCCGACGATTTTTTGGTAGAAATCAGGATAAAACCCACTAATAACATAAAACTTTTTATTGATGGGGATAAGGGGATACCAGTGGACAAACTGGTGTCTTTCAACCGTAAACTCTACGCATTGCTGGAAACCAGCGAGCTCTTTCCGGACAACGATTTCTCCCTGGAAGTTTCTTCCCCCGGGCTCGACGAGCCCCTGAAACTGCACAGACAATACCTGAAAAACATTGGCCGTAAGGTGGAAGTCACCCTCCTTGACGGCGCAGTGAAAGAAGGTACATTGCTGACGGTAACGGATGACTCCATCACCATTGAGGAAACAATCGGCAAAAAGAAAGAAACCAAACAAACGGAATTAAAACTAAATGAAATAAAGCACACCAAAGTGTGCATCGTGTTTTAA
- a CDS encoding amidophosphoribosyltransferase produces the protein MSDAIKHECGLAFIRLRKPFSYYQQKYGTVFYGLNKLYLLMEKQHNRGQDGAGVAAVKLNTEPGVPFMHRIRSAAPQAIGDVFSKIREEIQEIEKYQPEITKYPGLLKGHIRFLGENLMGHLRYATQGKNNVELCHPFVRYNTIPARNLAMAGNFNLVNADELFKFVQVNPGEVHKNSDLAAMLETVHHFLCKEDEERRNGLDVKNILQQAFSLFDGGYHACGLIGTGDAFVIRDPHGIRPSYYYINDDVIVAASERAAIRTTFNVGENEVLELMPGNALIVKENGEYAIEQILEAKERKACSFERIYFSRGNDEKIYKERTSLGRNLSATVLKAIDNDLRNTIFSFIPNTAEVAFYGLLKGLEDYLNKIKVERILSWGKDFDEEKLNEMVNRRIRIDKIAIKDVKMRTFITEDSSRNEMVQHVYDITYGTVRPGIDSLVVIDDSIVRGTTLRESIIKMLDRLGPKRIIVVSSAPQIRYPDCYGIDMSKMGDFVAFQAAIALLKDHGKEHILQEAYGLCKELQRTNTLHAQNVVKNIYKPFTPEQISAKIAEILTPEGIGAKVEVIYQSIESLHEACPNNLGDWYFTGNYPTPGGNRVVNKAFMNFMEGKNERGY, from the coding sequence ATGAGTGATGCGATCAAACATGAATGCGGCCTGGCATTCATAAGATTAAGAAAACCATTCTCTTATTACCAGCAAAAATATGGGACTGTGTTCTATGGGCTGAACAAACTGTACCTGCTCATGGAAAAACAACACAACAGAGGCCAGGACGGCGCTGGGGTGGCCGCGGTAAAACTCAATACAGAACCGGGGGTTCCTTTCATGCACAGAATTCGCAGCGCCGCCCCACAGGCTATCGGCGATGTTTTCAGCAAAATCCGGGAGGAAATCCAGGAAATAGAAAAATACCAGCCCGAAATCACCAAATACCCCGGCCTCCTCAAAGGACATATCCGGTTTTTAGGTGAAAACCTGATGGGACACCTCCGCTACGCTACACAGGGCAAAAACAACGTGGAACTCTGCCACCCCTTCGTACGCTACAACACCATCCCCGCCCGCAACCTCGCCATGGCAGGCAACTTTAACCTGGTAAACGCCGATGAACTCTTCAAATTCGTTCAGGTAAACCCCGGTGAAGTACATAAAAACTCCGACCTCGCCGCCATGCTGGAAACCGTTCACCACTTCCTCTGCAAAGAAGATGAAGAACGCCGCAACGGCCTCGATGTTAAAAATATCCTGCAACAGGCTTTCTCCCTGTTCGACGGTGGCTACCACGCCTGCGGCCTTATCGGCACCGGCGACGCCTTCGTGATCCGCGACCCGCACGGTATCCGCCCGTCTTACTACTATATCAACGACGACGTGATCGTTGCCGCCTCCGAAAGAGCCGCCATCCGCACTACCTTCAACGTAGGCGAAAATGAAGTGCTCGAACTGATGCCCGGCAACGCCCTCATCGTCAAAGAAAACGGCGAATACGCCATCGAACAGATCCTCGAAGCCAAAGAACGCAAAGCCTGCTCCTTCGAAAGGATCTACTTCTCCCGCGGTAACGACGAAAAAATATACAAGGAACGGACCTCCCTCGGCCGTAACCTGTCTGCCACCGTGCTCAAAGCCATCGACAACGACCTGAGAAATACCATCTTCTCCTTCATCCCCAACACTGCTGAAGTAGCCTTCTACGGCCTCTTAAAAGGACTGGAAGATTATCTCAACAAAATCAAAGTGGAGAGAATCCTCTCCTGGGGCAAAGACTTCGATGAGGAAAAACTCAACGAAATGGTCAACCGCCGCATCCGCATCGATAAAATCGCCATCAAAGACGTGAAAATGCGCACCTTCATCACGGAAGATTCCAGCCGTAATGAAATGGTACAACACGTATACGATATCACCTACGGTACCGTAAGGCCCGGCATAGACTCCCTCGTGGTCATCGACGACTCCATCGTTCGCGGCACCACCCTCCGCGAAAGCATCATCAAAATGCTGGACCGCCTCGGCCCCAAACGCATCATCGTAGTGTCCTCTGCACCGCAGATCCGCTACCCCGACTGCTACGGCATCGATATGAGCAAAATGGGCGACTTCGTAGCCTTCCAGGCCGCCATCGCCCTGCTGAAAGACCACGGCAAGGAACATATCCTCCAGGAAGCCTACGGCCTCTGTAAAGAATTACAACGTACCAATACCCTCCACGCTCAAAACGTGGTGAAAAACATCTATAAACCGTTCACACCGGAACAGATCTCCGCTAAAATCGCGGAAATCCTCACCCCGGAAGGCATCGGCGCAAAAGTGGAAGTCATCTACCAATCCATCGAAAGCCTCCACGAAGCTTGCCCCAACAACCTGGGCGACTGGTACTTCACCGGTAACTATCCTACCCCCGGCGGCAACCGCGTGGTGAACAAAGCCTTCATGAACTTCATGGAAGGCAAAAATGAAAGAGGATATTAA
- a CDS encoding SixA phosphatase family protein — MKTLLLIRHAKSSWNNPDMDDFDRPLNKRGKQNAPEMAQRLVSRGMVPELIIASPAKRARSTAKIMAEEWHYPKQAILLEEELYLCYASTFLKVITRIDDDFNAVAIFAHNPGITDFANYLTEEIRIDNVPTTGIFAIQADTDSWKDFDLARKKFLFFDYPRNN, encoded by the coding sequence ATGAAAACACTCTTACTCATCCGTCATGCAAAATCCAGCTGGAACAATCCGGACATGGACGATTTTGACAGACCGCTCAACAAGCGGGGAAAACAAAATGCGCCGGAAATGGCACAACGCCTCGTTTCCAGAGGCATGGTCCCGGAGCTGATCATCGCCAGCCCCGCCAAACGCGCCCGCTCCACCGCCAAAATCATGGCCGAAGAGTGGCACTACCCCAAACAGGCCATCCTGCTGGAAGAAGAACTCTACCTCTGTTATGCCTCCACTTTCCTCAAGGTAATCACCCGGATAGACGACGACTTCAACGCGGTAGCCATCTTCGCCCATAACCCCGGTATCACCGACTTTGCCAACTACCTCACCGAAGAAATCCGCATCGATAACGTGCCCACCACCGGCATCTTCGCCATACAGGCCGACACCGACAGCTGGAAAGACTTCGACCTGGCCCGTAAAAAATTCCTCTTCTTCGACTACCCCCGCAATAACTAA
- the nusA gene encoding transcription termination factor NusA: MASINLIESFTEFKEAENIDRPTLMKVLEDVFKTLLRKKYGSDENFDVIVNTEKGDLEILRRRTIVADGEVEDENAQIAYSDAIKVEPDYQIGEDLYEEVEILDFGRRAILAAKQTLSARIGDLKKNILVKKYADKAGEIVTGEVYQVWKKEVLLLDDEGNELILPKSEQIPTDYFKKGENVRAVVKKVEMKNNAPLIILSRTHPSFLAKLLEIEVPEIFDGLIVIKKIVREPGERAKVAVESYDDRIDPVGACVGMKGSRIHGIVRELRNENIDIINYTTNIQLLIQRSLTPARISRMEVDSENKYASVYLNPDQVSLAIGKKGVNIKLACELTGFEIDVFRDEAQEQAEFDIDLEEFSDEIEEWIIDELKRIGCDTARSVLELTTEELVRRSDLEEETVQDVRRILQEEFDKE, encoded by the coding sequence ATGGCTAGTATTAACCTGATTGAGTCATTCACCGAGTTCAAGGAGGCGGAAAACATTGACCGCCCTACGTTGATGAAGGTATTGGAAGATGTGTTCAAAACACTGCTGCGGAAAAAGTATGGCTCTGATGAGAATTTTGACGTGATCGTAAATACAGAGAAAGGTGACCTTGAAATATTACGCCGCCGCACTATCGTGGCTGACGGCGAAGTGGAAGACGAAAATGCGCAGATCGCCTATTCCGACGCCATTAAAGTAGAACCGGACTACCAGATTGGGGAAGATCTCTATGAAGAAGTGGAGATCCTCGACTTCGGCCGCAGGGCTATCCTCGCCGCCAAACAAACCCTCTCCGCGCGTATCGGCGACCTTAAAAAGAACATCCTGGTAAAGAAATACGCCGACAAAGCCGGCGAAATTGTTACCGGGGAAGTATACCAGGTTTGGAAAAAAGAAGTTTTATTGCTTGATGATGAAGGGAATGAGTTAATTTTGCCCAAATCTGAGCAGATTCCGACGGATTATTTCAAAAAAGGAGAAAATGTAAGGGCGGTAGTAAAGAAAGTGGAAATGAAAAACAACGCGCCACTCATCATTCTTTCCCGCACACATCCATCCTTCCTGGCTAAATTGCTGGAAATTGAAGTACCCGAGATCTTTGACGGCCTGATTGTGATCAAGAAAATCGTCCGCGAACCCGGCGAAAGAGCGAAAGTGGCCGTTGAATCCTACGATGACCGTATCGACCCGGTAGGTGCCTGCGTAGGTATGAAAGGTAGCCGCATCCACGGCATCGTGCGCGAGCTCAGAAACGAAAATATCGATATCATCAACTATACTACCAACATCCAGCTGTTGATTCAGCGCTCCCTCACACCCGCCCGGATCAGCCGCATGGAAGTAGATAGCGAAAACAAATACGCTTCCGTTTACCTTAACCCTGACCAGGTATCACTGGCCATCGGTAAAAAAGGCGTTAACATCAAACTCGCCTGCGAACTCACAGGCTTTGAAATTGATGTCTTCCGCGACGAAGCCCAGGAACAGGCTGAATTTGATATCGATCTGGAAGAATTCTCAGATGAAATCGAAGAATGGATCATTGACGAACTGAAAAGAATAGGTTGTGACACTGCCCGCAGCGTATTGGAGCTGACCACTGAAGAACTGGTTCGCCGTTCGGATCTGGAAGAAGAGACAGTGCAGGATGTAAGAAGAATATTACAGGAAGAGTTTGACAAAGAATAA
- a CDS encoding TM2 domain-containing protein: MSDFSYAMLPGIEQEEMLWLQELTRGYSSENKQRFLALYQSRRKDPQMILICCLIGLVGAAGIQRFMLNQIAMGILYFVTFGFCMIGTIIDAVNHRRLAWEFNKKEALSCAALLGL, encoded by the coding sequence ATGTCTGATTTTTCATATGCCATGTTACCGGGCATCGAACAGGAAGAAATGCTGTGGCTGCAGGAACTGACAAGAGGCTACAGCTCCGAAAACAAACAACGTTTCCTGGCACTGTACCAGTCCCGCCGGAAAGATCCCCAGATGATCCTGATCTGCTGCCTGATCGGGTTGGTAGGCGCCGCGGGGATCCAGCGTTTTATGCTCAACCAGATTGCCATGGGCATCCTTTATTTCGTGACCTTCGGCTTCTGTATGATCGGCACCATCATCGATGCGGTCAACCATCGCAGGCTGGCATGGGAATTCAATAAAAAGGAGGCGCTGTCCTGCGCCGCACTGCTGGGCCTGTAA
- the infB gene encoding translation initiation factor IF-2, which produces MEETGNRGGPKYDMPETTNNTPRLLAAAKEFNIGKETLIDFLSNKGFDMGGFGSPNARLTAVMYTALQSEFQQDKANKRKSDQIALPKGSVLETKMKKEKEEAEAAAKKNLKDKDEAAPVAEAPKAEQAPEPKQEPVKETPKKEPQAAAPAQPTPPPVKEKEEALPKQERPAVTAPPVAEVPKAPATPAEPEVVKTESPKINGPKVITTIDLDALNRNKKPAAKKEPEEKPVPQPAAPAPKEEKPQPVTPPVAAKPEEKPEPTPAPTAPVAKQEDVEKAAPKAEKAETAPAPQAEKVAQTVKTDTTEKTEKAAPVEDKPVVNKVEEVLQEAKPAAIKEPANIPVKQPVKEEQRNIPPAPAAENTPTPPQQPEEPTVISNIQAEKLTGPKVIGKIELPVQSDRRDNNKGNFNRDEKRKRKRIIVEKKPEPIQPKDFKEGGQQGQGGGNRPHHENRDNRGDNRGGNRPHGDNRNQGDNRNQGGQGHGNRPGGQQGQGGGFNRGGGQQGGGFNRGQGSGQGGNRQGGQQGGNFNRQGGQGQGNRPGFNRPGQGGNFRPGGRGADDKRTVEEKEIDKNEIQNKIKETMAKLGGGGRGKNVKAKHRREKREERASQKAKEGVEDNKLQVTEFVSVSELANLMDVSFAEVISKCMGLGIMVSINQRLDAEVIELVAGEFGYEVEFIGLDAVEDSEEEEDIDAPEDLQPRAPIVTIMGHVDHGKTSLLDYIRNANVVAGEAGGITQHIGAYQVTTANGKKITFLDTPGHEAFTAMRARGAKAADIAVIVVAADDAIMPQTREAISHSQAAGLPMVFAINKIDKDGANPEKIKEQLAQLNLLVEDWGGKYQSQEISAKSGLNIDILLEKILLEAELLELKANPDREASGSIVEASLDKGRGYVASLLVQNGTLRQGDTIVSGSFYGKIKAMFNERGQRMDEAGPSMPVQVLGLNGAPQAGEKFKMYEDESEAKETANRRAQIVREQGIRTKKHITLDEIGRRLALGNFKQLNLIIKADFDGSVEALSDSLQKLSTEEIVISIVHKAVGQITESDVLLATASDAIILGFQVRPSSQAAKLAEKENIEIRNYSIIYDAIDEIKSAMEGMLEPKIEKKVVCNVQVRETYKFDKVTVAGCFVLDGKLTRNTRINVVRDGIVVHTGELGSLKRYKDDVKEVAANMECGLSIRNYSDLRPDDIIEGFEEVEVKRTL; this is translated from the coding sequence TTGGAAGAAACGGGAAACAGGGGAGGCCCGAAATACGATATGCCTGAAACAACAAACAACACACCACGATTGCTGGCTGCAGCCAAAGAGTTTAATATTGGTAAGGAAACGCTCATCGATTTCCTTAGCAATAAAGGCTTCGATATGGGCGGCTTTGGATCTCCAAATGCCCGCCTTACGGCTGTCATGTACACAGCTCTGCAGTCGGAATTCCAGCAGGACAAGGCTAACAAACGCAAAAGCGACCAGATAGCCCTGCCCAAAGGAAGCGTGTTAGAAACAAAGATGAAGAAGGAGAAAGAGGAAGCAGAGGCTGCGGCAAAAAAGAACCTGAAAGATAAAGATGAGGCTGCACCCGTAGCGGAAGCTCCCAAAGCTGAACAAGCCCCCGAACCTAAACAGGAACCTGTGAAGGAAACGCCTAAGAAGGAACCTCAGGCGGCTGCTCCGGCTCAACCCACACCTCCTCCGGTAAAAGAAAAAGAGGAAGCCCTGCCCAAACAAGAACGTCCGGCTGTTACAGCTCCCCCTGTTGCGGAAGTTCCCAAAGCACCGGCTACTCCCGCTGAACCGGAAGTCGTGAAAACAGAATCTCCTAAGATTAATGGCCCGAAAGTCATCACCACGATCGACCTCGACGCCCTTAACCGTAATAAAAAACCCGCTGCCAAAAAAGAACCGGAAGAAAAACCGGTTCCACAACCGGCTGCCCCTGCTCCCAAAGAGGAAAAACCACAACCGGTGACCCCTCCCGTAGCAGCTAAACCGGAAGAAAAACCGGAACCCACGCCGGCTCCAACTGCCCCCGTTGCAAAACAGGAAGACGTGGAAAAAGCAGCACCAAAAGCGGAAAAAGCCGAAACAGCACCCGCTCCGCAAGCAGAGAAAGTAGCGCAAACAGTTAAAACCGATACGACAGAAAAAACGGAAAAAGCCGCACCGGTTGAAGATAAACCTGTAGTTAACAAAGTGGAAGAAGTATTACAAGAGGCAAAACCGGCTGCAATCAAAGAACCGGCTAACATTCCTGTTAAACAGCCCGTAAAGGAAGAACAACGCAATATTCCGCCTGCCCCCGCTGCTGAAAACACACCAACTCCTCCCCAACAACCGGAAGAGCCCACCGTGATCAGTAACATCCAGGCCGAAAAACTGACCGGCCCTAAAGTAATCGGGAAAATCGAACTGCCCGTTCAGTCCGACAGACGCGATAACAATAAAGGCAACTTCAACCGCGATGAAAAACGTAAACGCAAACGTATCATCGTGGAGAAAAAACCCGAACCCATCCAGCCGAAAGACTTCAAAGAAGGCGGCCAGCAAGGACAAGGCGGCGGTAACCGTCCCCACCACGAAAACCGCGACAACCGCGGCGATAACCGTGGCGGCAATCGCCCGCACGGCGACAACCGTAACCAGGGTGACAACCGCAACCAGGGCGGCCAGGGCCATGGCAACAGACCCGGCGGCCAGCAAGGCCAGGGCGGCGGCTTCAACAGAGGCGGCGGCCAGCAAGGCGGCGGCTTTAACAGAGGCCAGGGCAGTGGCCAGGGCGGCAACAGACAAGGCGGCCAGCAAGGCGGCAACTTCAACAGACAAGGCGGCCAGGGTCAAGGTAACAGACCCGGCTTCAACAGACCCGGCCAGGGCGGCAACTTCCGTCCCGGTGGTCGCGGCGCTGATGATAAACGCACTGTGGAAGAAAAGGAAATCGATAAAAACGAAATCCAGAATAAAATCAAGGAAACCATGGCCAAACTCGGTGGCGGCGGTCGCGGTAAAAACGTGAAAGCCAAACACCGTAGGGAAAAACGCGAGGAAAGAGCCAGCCAGAAAGCCAAAGAGGGCGTTGAAGACAACAAACTCCAGGTAACGGAATTCGTTTCCGTAAGCGAACTCGCCAACCTCATGGACGTAAGCTTCGCCGAAGTCATCTCCAAATGTATGGGCCTCGGTATCATGGTGTCCATCAACCAACGCCTCGACGCGGAAGTAATCGAACTGGTAGCCGGCGAATTCGGCTATGAAGTGGAATTCATCGGCCTCGACGCTGTGGAAGACTCCGAAGAAGAAGAAGATATCGACGCTCCGGAAGACCTCCAGCCACGCGCTCCCATCGTTACCATCATGGGTCACGTTGACCACGGTAAAACATCACTGCTCGACTATATCCGCAACGCCAACGTGGTAGCGGGTGAAGCCGGCGGTATCACCCAACACATCGGTGCTTACCAGGTAACAACAGCCAACGGCAAAAAAATAACCTTCCTCGATACCCCCGGCCACGAAGCCTTTACGGCCATGCGTGCCCGCGGTGCCAAAGCAGCGGATATCGCTGTGATCGTGGTAGCCGCCGACGACGCCATCATGCCTCAAACACGTGAAGCGATCTCCCACTCTCAGGCCGCAGGCCTCCCAATGGTATTCGCTATCAACAAAATTGATAAAGACGGCGCCAACCCGGAAAAAATCAAGGAACAACTCGCCCAGCTCAACCTCCTCGTGGAAGACTGGGGCGGTAAATACCAAAGCCAGGAAATCTCCGCTAAAAGCGGCCTCAACATCGATATCCTGCTGGAAAAAATCCTGCTGGAAGCAGAACTCCTCGAACTGAAAGCCAACCCGGACCGCGAAGCATCCGGTAGCATCGTGGAAGCTTCCCTCGATAAAGGCCGCGGTTACGTTGCCTCCCTGCTGGTACAAAACGGTACCCTCCGCCAGGGCGATACCATCGTGTCCGGCTCCTTCTACGGTAAAATCAAAGCCATGTTCAACGAACGCGGCCAACGTATGGATGAGGCTGGTCCTTCCATGCCGGTACAGGTGCTCGGCCTCAACGGCGCACCACAAGCCGGTGAGAAATTCAAAATGTACGAAGACGAATCTGAAGCTAAAGAAACGGCTAACCGCAGAGCCCAGATCGTTCGCGAACAAGGTATCCGCACCAAGAAACATATCACCCTCGATGAAATCGGCCGCAGGCTGGCTCTGGGTAACTTTAAACAGCTCAACCTCATCATCAAGGCCGACTTCGACGGCTCTGTGGAAGCATTGAGCGACTCCCTCCAGAAACTGTCTACCGAAGAAATCGTGATCAGTATCGTACACAAAGCAGTAGGCCAGATCACCGAATCCGACGTATTGCTCGCTACTGCCTCCGACGCCATCATCCTCGGTTTCCAGGTACGCCCCTCTTCTCAGGCCGCCAAACTTGCAGAAAAGGAAAACATCGAAATCCGCAACTACTCCATCATCTACGATGCGATCGACGAGATCAAAAGCGCGATGGAAGGCATGCTGGAACCCAAAATCGAGAAAAAAGTGGTGTGCAACGTACAAGTACGCGAAACCTACAAATTCGACAAGGTTACTGTGGCCGGTTGCTTCGTACTCGATGGCAAGCTGACCAGGAACACCCGCATCAACGTAGTACGCGACGGTATCGTAGTCCACACCGGCGAACTCGGCTCCCTCAAACGTTATAAAGACGACGTGAAGGAAGTTGCCGCCAACATGGAATGCGGTCTCAGTATCCGCAACTACAGCGACCTCAGACCCGACGATATCATCGAAGGCTTTGAAGAGGTGGAAGTAAAAAGAACACTCTAA